Proteins encoded together in one Catellatospora citrea window:
- a CDS encoding Rossmann-like and DUF2520 domain-containing protein, with translation MSAELTIGVIGAGRVGAVLAAALRGAGHRVVAASGVSAAAKHRIRTLLPGAHNLPADEVARAATDLLIIAVPDDALAGVVTGLAATGALRPGQVVAHTSGAHGLAVLAPAAAVGARTLALHPAMTFTGTAADLDRLPGISYGITAADDTVRALARSLVAELAGSPEWIAEDHRALYHAGLAHGANHLVTLVNEAADRLRDAGVLSPEKVLGPLLTAALENALRMGDSAITGPVSRGDAGTVARHVQELARTAPDSLPAYVALARRTADRAIANGRLRAVDAEPLLGVLAEPAAADAGQLGEAAK, from the coding sequence ATGAGTGCTGAGCTCACCATCGGTGTGATCGGCGCCGGCCGGGTCGGCGCGGTCCTCGCCGCCGCCCTGCGGGGCGCGGGACACCGGGTAGTCGCCGCTTCCGGCGTTTCCGCCGCGGCCAAGCACCGCATCCGTACGCTGCTGCCGGGTGCGCACAATCTTCCCGCCGACGAGGTGGCCCGCGCCGCGACCGATCTGCTGATCATCGCGGTGCCCGACGACGCCCTGGCCGGCGTCGTGACCGGCCTGGCCGCCACCGGCGCGCTGCGGCCCGGCCAGGTGGTGGCGCACACGTCCGGCGCGCACGGGCTGGCCGTGCTGGCCCCCGCCGCCGCGGTCGGCGCCCGCACGCTGGCCCTGCACCCCGCGATGACCTTCACGGGCACCGCCGCCGACCTGGACCGGCTGCCCGGCATCTCGTACGGGATCACCGCCGCCGACGACACCGTGCGTGCCCTGGCCCGCTCGCTCGTCGCCGAGCTGGCCGGCAGCCCGGAGTGGATCGCCGAGGACCACCGCGCGCTCTACCACGCCGGCCTCGCGCACGGCGCGAACCACCTGGTCACCCTCGTCAACGAGGCGGCCGACCGGCTGCGCGACGCGGGTGTGCTGAGCCCGGAGAAGGTGCTCGGCCCGCTGCTGACCGCCGCGCTGGAGAACGCGCTGCGGATGGGCGACTCGGCGATCACCGGACCGGTGTCGCGCGGCGACGCGGGCACGGTCGCCCGGCACGTGCAGGAGCTGGCCCGCACCGCCCCCGACTCGCTGCCGGCGTACGTCGCGCTGGCCCGCCGCACCGCGGACCGGGCGATCGCCAACGGGCGCCTGCGCGCGGTCGACGCCGAGCCGCTGCTGGGCGTGCTGGCCGAGCCTGCCGCCGCCGACGCCGGTCAGCTCGGTGAGGCGGCGAAGTGA
- a CDS encoding SAM-dependent methyltransferase produces the protein MRTALYGPDGFFVRERPADHFRTSAQSPHFARAIAMLVADVDRALGSPEVFDLVDMGAGRGELLHGVLAALDAPLRARVRAVAVEVSARAHDAPESPGVAVGLDGTDLGRDPGPAADAAVHSVMWRTDLPRGLTGLLLATEWLDNVPLDLARDGSYLDTELNPCGPLDAADAAWIERWWPAGPDDIVEIGRSRDEAWADAFGALDAGLALAVDYGHRVGERPALPTATGFRNGREVPPAFDGSTDITCHVAVDSIAAGSVDRLLLDQRSALHRLGVTAQRPPLALASTDPIGYVRALAAASEIGELTAASGLGGHWWLAQWTGLDRRQVPFLYEYR, from the coding sequence ATGCGAACTGCGCTGTACGGGCCGGACGGGTTCTTCGTCCGCGAGCGGCCCGCCGACCACTTCCGGACCAGCGCCCAGTCGCCCCACTTCGCCCGGGCGATCGCGATGCTCGTCGCCGACGTCGACCGGGCACTCGGCAGTCCCGAGGTGTTCGACCTGGTGGACATGGGTGCCGGTCGGGGCGAGCTGTTGCACGGGGTGCTCGCCGCGCTGGACGCGCCGCTGCGGGCGCGGGTCCGGGCGGTGGCCGTGGAGGTCAGCGCCCGCGCGCACGACGCTCCCGAGTCACCCGGCGTGGCCGTCGGCCTCGACGGGACAGATCTCGGCCGCGACCCCGGCCCTGCCGCCGACGCGGCGGTCCACAGCGTCATGTGGCGCACGGACCTGCCGCGCGGCCTGACCGGGTTGCTGCTGGCCACCGAATGGCTCGACAACGTGCCGCTGGACCTCGCACGCGACGGGTCCTACCTGGACACGGAGCTGAACCCGTGCGGCCCCCTCGACGCGGCTGACGCCGCCTGGATCGAGCGGTGGTGGCCCGCGGGGCCGGACGACATCGTGGAGATCGGGCGCAGCCGGGATGAGGCCTGGGCCGACGCGTTCGGCGCGCTGGACGCGGGCCTGGCGCTCGCGGTCGACTACGGGCATCGGGTCGGCGAGCGGCCCGCCCTGCCCACGGCGACGGGGTTCCGGAACGGGCGCGAGGTGCCGCCCGCCTTCGACGGCAGCACCGACATCACCTGCCACGTCGCCGTCGACTCGATCGCGGCGGGCAGCGTGGACCGGCTGCTGCTGGACCAGCGCAGCGCGCTGCACCGCCTCGGCGTCACCGCGCAGCGGCCGCCGCTGGCACTGGCCTCGACCGACCCGATCGGCTACGTGCGGGCACTCGCCGCGGCGAGCGAGATCGGGGAGCTGACCGCGGCGTCGGGACTGGGCGGTCACTGGTGGCTGGCGCAGTGGACCGGCCTCGACCGGCGGCAGGTGCCCTTCCTCTACGAATACCGTTAA
- the panC gene encoding pantoate--beta-alanine ligase → MTAVVRTREELARARAAAQGSVAVVMTMGALHEGHATLLREARKSADFVLATIFVNPLQFGPNEDLARYPRTFDADLAVCAAEGVDLVFAPTPEVMYPHGQPQVTVHPGPLGEVLEGAVRPGHFAGVLTVVGKLLRLTRPDLAFFGEKDYQQLTLITLMVRDLELGVEIVGVPTVREPDGLALSSRNRYLSEAERETALALSRGLRAGAARREAAAVLAAARAELAGVDVDYLALRGTDLSEDPGPGEARLLVAARVGTTRLIDNLPVHLDTDGTATKTEGESA, encoded by the coding sequence GTGACCGCCGTCGTACGCACCCGCGAGGAGCTGGCGCGGGCACGCGCCGCCGCGCAGGGCTCCGTCGCCGTGGTGATGACCATGGGCGCGCTGCACGAGGGCCATGCCACCCTGCTCCGGGAAGCCCGTAAGAGCGCCGACTTCGTGCTGGCCACGATCTTCGTGAACCCGCTGCAGTTCGGCCCGAACGAGGACCTGGCCCGCTACCCGCGCACCTTCGACGCCGATCTGGCGGTGTGCGCGGCCGAGGGCGTGGACCTGGTCTTCGCGCCGACCCCCGAAGTCATGTATCCGCACGGGCAGCCGCAGGTCACCGTGCACCCGGGCCCGCTGGGCGAGGTGCTGGAGGGCGCGGTCCGGCCGGGCCACTTCGCCGGTGTGCTGACCGTGGTCGGCAAGCTGCTCCGGCTCACCCGCCCGGACCTGGCGTTCTTCGGCGAGAAGGACTACCAGCAGCTCACCCTGATCACCCTGATGGTGCGCGATCTCGAACTCGGGGTGGAGATCGTCGGTGTGCCGACGGTCCGCGAGCCGGACGGGCTGGCGCTGTCCAGCCGCAACCGCTACCTGAGCGAGGCCGAGCGGGAGACGGCGCTCGCGCTGTCCCGCGGGCTGCGGGCGGGAGCCGCCCGGCGGGAGGCCGCGGCGGTGCTGGCCGCCGCGCGGGCCGAGCTGGCCGGCGTGGACGTGGACTACCTGGCCCTGCGGGGGACCGACCTGAGCGAGGACCCGGGACCGGGCGAGGCGCGGCTGCTGGTCGCGGCCCGCGTCGGGACCACCCGGCTGATCGACAACCTGCCCGTCCACCTGGACACCGACGGGACCGCCACGAAGACCGAGGGAGAATCGGCCTGA
- a CDS encoding septum formation family protein, protein MRGRLTVGTMLAALLTNLALAGCGASLPAGVDTELTDDWVKVADVTGWVPEAGVCLGAAPKDTGRYTDFVVDCAKTHYAEVVHVGEFAGLTAEPGPRDNAAALAECDKQSTTYLGRPWGDARLELTLAVPTPAAWDGGARWFRCDVTEVSSVFDEMNWVQREGSLKGAVPAALVVGCTHTQDKGETIVKMPEVPCAQAHNSEFVGFYRAGMTTAYPVSERQWNVIHDKCQELAAKFIGVSTSAADRIGVISSPHGSEAWAAGDRVVRCSVWFSGGKTMKKSAKGTKGKGVPGW, encoded by the coding sequence ATGCGGGGACGCCTGACGGTCGGCACCATGCTGGCCGCACTACTGACGAACCTGGCGCTGGCCGGGTGCGGCGCCAGCCTGCCGGCCGGAGTGGACACCGAGCTGACCGACGACTGGGTGAAGGTCGCCGACGTCACGGGCTGGGTGCCCGAGGCGGGCGTCTGCCTGGGCGCGGCGCCCAAGGACACCGGCCGGTACACCGACTTCGTCGTGGACTGCGCGAAGACGCACTACGCCGAGGTCGTGCACGTCGGCGAGTTCGCGGGCCTGACGGCCGAGCCCGGCCCGAGGGACAACGCCGCGGCGCTCGCCGAGTGCGACAAGCAGTCCACGACGTACCTGGGCCGCCCGTGGGGCGACGCACGGCTCGAGCTGACGCTCGCCGTGCCGACCCCGGCGGCCTGGGACGGCGGCGCGCGCTGGTTCCGGTGCGACGTCACCGAGGTCTCCTCGGTCTTCGACGAGATGAACTGGGTCCAGCGCGAGGGCAGCCTGAAGGGCGCCGTGCCGGCCGCGCTGGTGGTCGGCTGCACGCACACCCAGGACAAGGGCGAGACGATCGTCAAGATGCCCGAGGTGCCCTGCGCCCAGGCGCACAACAGCGAGTTCGTGGGCTTCTACCGGGCGGGCATGACCACCGCCTACCCGGTGTCGGAGCGGCAGTGGAACGTCATCCATGACAAGTGCCAGGAACTGGCCGCGAAGTTCATCGGCGTCAGCACGAGCGCCGCGGACCGGATCGGCGTCATCTCCAGCCCGCACGGCTCGGAGGCGTGGGCGGCCGGTGACCGGGTGGTCCGCTGCTCGGTCTGGTTCTCCGGCGGCAAGACCATGAAGAAGTCGGCCAAGGGGACCAAGGGCAAGGGCGTTCCGGGCTGGTAG
- the panD gene encoding aspartate 1-decarboxylase: MFLRTMFKSKIHRATVTQADLHYVGSVTIDEDLMDAADLLAGEQVAIVDITNGARLETYVIPGERGTGVIGINGAAAHLVKPGDLVILISYAQADEATARSYTPRVVHVDADNRIISLGADPAEAVPGMVGDVVRGDLTLSR, translated from the coding sequence ATGTTCCTGCGCACCATGTTCAAGTCCAAGATCCACCGGGCTACGGTGACCCAGGCCGATCTGCACTACGTCGGCTCGGTCACCATCGACGAGGACCTGATGGACGCCGCCGACCTGCTGGCCGGCGAGCAGGTCGCGATCGTGGACATCACCAACGGGGCGCGGCTGGAGACCTACGTCATCCCGGGCGAGCGCGGCACGGGCGTGATCGGCATCAACGGTGCGGCGGCGCACCTGGTCAAGCCGGGCGACCTGGTCATCCTGATCTCGTATGCGCAGGCCGACGAGGCCACCGCCCGCTCGTACACCCCGCGGGTGGTGCACGTGGACGCCGACAACCGGATCATCTCGCTCGGCGCGGACCCGGCCGAAGCCGTCCCGGGCATGGTCGGCGACGTCGTCCGGGGCGACCTGACGCTGAGCCGTTAG
- a CDS encoding phytase: MRRILTCLAAGALAATALPGMAAAKPAPASPAGAPALRTVTAKFETPALYDDEAGGDADADDPAIWVNERDRSRSRVIVTAKNGGLRVYDLRGRQTQSFATPEAPGPDDEPGRFNNVDLVTGFPLRGRLVDLAVVTDRGRDKLRFYRIDDGVLTDVTAADAPFAFNATQQEVNEQATAYGLATFRQGRDFLAVASRRHIPELGMFRLVAKGAKVSYQRVDKLVLPDTFRLKSGGSWTPCLEPGELPQVEGMTVDPELGVLYAAQEDVALWRVSVTGGRFGYTPRMVERTREYGVPAVYDPETEECTFDWAADPGEGGRIAADVEGVTIFKTGRQSGTLLVSSQGDDTFYTYDRRTLRPLGHFAVVDGRVDGSQECDGAAVVNTPLPGFPGGLLVVHDGHETPDGDRTATNVKFLDAGFLNQHGLNGR, encoded by the coding sequence ATGCGACGTATTCTCACCTGCCTTGCGGCCGGCGCCCTGGCGGCGACCGCGCTGCCCGGCATGGCCGCGGCGAAACCCGCGCCGGCAAGCCCCGCGGGCGCACCCGCGCTGCGCACCGTCACCGCGAAGTTCGAGACCCCCGCGCTGTACGACGACGAGGCGGGCGGCGACGCCGACGCGGACGACCCGGCGATCTGGGTGAACGAGCGGGACAGGTCCCGCAGCCGGGTCATCGTGACCGCGAAGAACGGCGGCCTGCGCGTCTACGACCTGCGTGGCCGTCAGACGCAGTCGTTCGCCACGCCGGAGGCGCCGGGCCCGGACGACGAGCCGGGCCGCTTCAACAACGTCGACCTGGTGACCGGGTTCCCGCTGCGCGGGCGGCTGGTCGACCTGGCCGTGGTCACCGACCGCGGCCGCGACAAGCTGCGCTTCTACCGCATCGACGACGGCGTGCTGACCGACGTGACCGCGGCCGACGCGCCGTTCGCCTTCAACGCGACCCAGCAGGAGGTCAACGAGCAGGCCACCGCGTACGGGCTGGCGACGTTCCGGCAGGGCCGGGACTTCCTGGCCGTGGCGAGCCGCCGGCACATCCCGGAGCTGGGCATGTTCCGCCTGGTGGCCAAGGGTGCGAAGGTGAGCTACCAGCGGGTCGACAAGCTGGTGCTGCCGGACACGTTCCGGCTGAAGAGTGGCGGCAGTTGGACGCCGTGCCTGGAGCCGGGCGAGCTGCCGCAGGTCGAGGGCATGACCGTGGATCCGGAGCTGGGCGTGCTCTACGCCGCGCAGGAGGACGTCGCGCTGTGGCGGGTCTCCGTCACCGGCGGGCGGTTCGGCTACACGCCGCGGATGGTCGAGCGCACCCGGGAGTACGGCGTGCCCGCCGTCTACGACCCGGAGACCGAGGAGTGCACGTTCGACTGGGCGGCCGACCCGGGCGAGGGCGGGCGCATCGCCGCCGACGTCGAGGGCGTGACGATCTTCAAGACCGGCCGGCAGAGCGGCACCCTGCTGGTCTCCTCGCAGGGCGACGACACCTTCTACACGTACGACCGGCGGACGCTGCGGCCGCTGGGGCACTTCGCGGTGGTCGACGGCCGGGTCGACGGCTCGCAGGAGTGCGACGGCGCGGCGGTGGTCAACACCCCGCTGCCCGGTTTCCCCGGCGGCCTGCTGGTGGTGCACGACGGCCACGAGACCCCGGACGGCGACCGCACCGCGACCAACGTCAAGTTCCTGGATGCAGGGTTCTTGAATCAGCACGGCTTGAACGGGCGCTGA